The genome window GGGGCCTCCGGCCGGTTCCGCGGCCGCGGACCCGTCGAGGCGTGAGCTCTCCTGGGCCGCGGACTAGATCCTGACCTTGAGCTCCCGCAGGCCGCGGATGATGTACTGCGGCTTCCACTCCGGCTCGGTCACCGGCTCGATCGCCGGCGCGGCGCGGAGCAGGGCGCGGAACGACTCCTGCAGCTCGACCCGGGCGAGCGGCGCGCCGAGGCAGAAGTGGATCCCGGCGCCGAAGGTGAGGTGCGGGTTGGGGTCCCGGCCGAGGTCGAGCCGGTCGGGGTCGTCGAACACCTCCGGGTCCCGGTTCGCCGAGCCGAACAGCAGCGCGACCTCCGAGCCGCGGGGGATCCGCACCCCGTGGACCTCGATCTCCTCGAGCACCCATCGCTCGAACATCTGGGCGGGGGTGTCGAAGCGCAGCAGCTCCTCGATGGCGGTGGGCAGCAGCTCGGGCTCGGCGCGGAGCCGCTCCAGCGTGCCGGGGTTGCGGAAGAGCGCCCACCACGCGCTCCCCGTGGCGTTGACCGTGGCCTCGTGGCCGGCGTTGAGCAGCAGCACGCAGGTGCCGATCAGCTCGTCCTCGGTGAGCCGGTCGCCGTCGTCCGCGATCCGGGCGAGGGTGGAGATCATGTCGTCGCCCGGCCGCTCGCGGCGCTCCCGGGCGAGCTCGCGCAGGTAGTCGGCGAACTCGACGGCCGCCCGCACCGCGGTGTGCTGCGCCTCGAGCGGCGGGTTGAGCTCGTACATCTTGCACATGTCGGCCGACCAGGGCCGGAGCAGGTGCCGGTCGGCCTCGGGGATGCCGAGCATCTCCGCGATCACGGTGACCGGGAGCGGCTCGGCCACCTCGGCGATGAGGTCGCCGCCTCCGCTCTCGGCGAACCGGGTGGCGAGCTCGGTCGCGATCTGCCGGATCCGCGGGCGGAGCGACTCGACCATCCGCGGGGTGAACGCCTTGGACACCAGCCGGCGCAGCCGGGTGTGGACGGGCGGCTCCACGTCGAGCATCCCGGCGCGGACCACCCGCCAGAACGGCTCCTGGAACTCGGGCTCCGGCTGCCGGCCGAACTCCTCGTGCGTGGCCACGTGCAGGTAGGAACGGCCGAGCCGGCGGTGGTCGCGCAGCAGCGCGTTCACGTCGGCGTAGCGGGAGATCAGCCACTGGTTGGTCGGCTCGAAGTAGCTGACCGGCTCCTTCTCCCGCAGCTCGCGATAGACCTCGTACGGGTGCGCGATGAACTCAGGGCTCCACGGATCAAACGCCACAAACCCACCATATGGGTCGGCCGTTACCGGGACCATCAACCGGAGGTCACACCCGGATCACGTGGCGAACACCCGGAACCTCCCGATCCGGTCCCGCCGGCGCACCGCGATCGGCTATAGTGCCGCCCAGGTAACGAGTGCCAGCGTCAAGCCCCGGCTTGCTGGCCGGCAACCCTCCCGTCCGCGGCGGGGTGCCCCGGGTGAGGACCAGGCCCGGCACGAGGTGTGCCGAGGCAAGCGCGGACTCCGGCAACGCCTCGTCGGAGTCCCTGACTCCGAGGAGGTCGGCGTTGTCCGTCGTTCTGTCCACGCGTCCGTTCGCTTCCCGCACGTCCACGGCCACCCCCGGATCCACGGCCCCGGCCGCCGGCGTCCCGGACGCTCCGCCCGCGGCCGCCGCGGCCCCGGCCGCGCACCGGCCCGGGGAGCGCCCGATCCCCGCGGTCATCGGCGCCGACCTGCGGGTGCCCGTGCGCGGCGGCGGGCTCGTGCCGTACGCGAACCTCGACTACGCGGCGAGCGCGCCCTGCCTCGAGCCGGTGTACGCGGCGGTCACCGCCGCGCTCCCCGCCTACTCCAGCGTCCACCGGGGCGCCGGGTACGCCTCCCGGCTCACCACCGCCCGCTACGAGCGGGCCAGGGAGACCGTGCGCGCGTTCGCGGGAGCCCGGCCCGACGACGCGGTGGTGTTCACCCGGAACACCACGGACGCGATGAACCTGCTCGCCCGCTGCCTGCCCGAGGGCACCACGGTGGTGGTCTTCGACACCGAGCACCACGCGTCCCTGCTCCCCTGGCCCCGCGCGGTACGGCTCGCCCCGCCGGCCTTCCCCGGCGAGGCGGTCCGCATGGCCGACGAGGCGCTCGCCGGGATCGACGGGCCCGCCCTGCTCGTGGTCACCGCCGCCTCCAACGTCACCGGCGAGCTGTGGCCGGTCGCCGCGCTCGCCCACATCGCCCACCGGCACGGCGCGCGGATCGCCGTGGACGCCGCCCAGTTCGCGCCCCACCGGCCGCTCGACATCACCGCCCTCGACCTCGACTACGCCGCCTTCTCCGGGCACAAGCTCTACGCCCCCTTCGGCGCCGGCGCCCTCATCGGCCGGCCGGACTGGCTCGCCCAGGCCGAGCCGTACCTGCGGGGCGGCGGCGCGGTGCGGTCCGTGGCCGAGACCGTGGAGTGGAGCGACGACCCCGAGGCCCGGCACGAGGCGGGCACCCCGAACGTGCTCGGCGCGATCGCGCTCGCCGCGGCGTGCGAGGCCCTCGGCGCCACCGGCTGGACGCCGCTGATCCGCGAGGAGGAGCGGCTGCTCGCCCGGCTCCGGGCCGGGCTCGCCGCCATCGACGGGGTGCACGAGCTCTGCCTGTGGGAGCCCGACCACCCGCGGGTCGGCATCGTCTCCTTCGTCGTCGCCGGCCGCCCCGCCCGCGAGGTCGCCGAGGAGCTCGCCACCGGTCACGGCATCGGCGTCCGCGACGGCAGGTTCTGCGCCCACCCGTTCGTGCGGCACCTCATCGCGGCCCGGCTCCCCGGAGCGGCCGCCGCCGGCGGGTGCGGGGACGGCTCGATCGGCGCGGTGCGCGCCTCGATCGGCATCGGCACCACCGACGAGCACATCGACCGCCTCCTCGCCGCGCTCCGGGAGATCGCCCGCGGGTGAGCCGGTGCGGCCGTGACCGGGGAGCCGCCCGGCATGGGAGCATGGCGGTATGAGCGAGGAGGGCGTGCGGCGAGAACGCGTGGTCGGCATCGGCGCCGGCGCCGAAGGGCTGCCGTCGAAGGAGCTGGCCACCGAGGACATGGTCCTGAACATCGGGCCGCAGCATCCGTCGACGCACGGAGTGCTCCGGCTCCGGCTCACCCTCGACGGCGAGCGGATCGTCCAGGCCGAGCCGATCGTCGGCTACATGCACCGCGGGGCCGAGAAGCTCTTCGAGGTCCGCGACTACCGGCAGATCATCGTGCTGGCGAACCGGCACGACTGGCTCTCGGCCTTCGCCAACGAGCTGGGGGTGGTGCTCGCGGTCGAGCGCATGCTCGGCATGGAGGTCCCCCCGCGCGCGGTCTGGGCCCGGACCCTGCTCGCCGAGCTCAACCGGGTGCTCAACCACCTCATGTTCCTCGGCTCCTACCCGCTCGAGCTCGGCGCGATCACCCCGGTCTTCTACGCGTTCCGGGAGCGCGAGACCCTGCAGCGGGTGATGGAGGAGATCTCCGGCGGCCGCATGCACTACATGTTCAACCGGGTGGGCGGGCTCAAGGAGGACCTGCCGCTCGGCTGGCTCGACCGGGTCACCGCGGCCGTCGCCGCGATCCGGCGGCGCCTGCCCGACCTGGAGGAGCTCGTCGCGGGGAACGAGATCTTCCTCGCCCGGACCAAGGGGATCGGCGTCCTCGACCGGGACACGATCCTGCAGTACGGCGTGAGCGGGCCGATCGCCCGGGCCTCCGGGGTCGACTTCGACCTGCGCCGGGACGAGCCCTACCTCGCCTACGGCGAGCTGCCGGTGAAGGTGGTGACCCGCACGGCCGGCGACTGCCTCGCGCGATTCGAGGTCCTGCTCGAGCAGGTGAAGGTCTCCCTCGACCTCGCCGACGCCTGCGTGGCGCGGCTGCGCGAGCTCCCGCCCGGCCCGATCAACCAGCGGCTGCCCAAGGTGCTGAAGGTGCCCGAGGGCCACACCTACGCCTGGACCGAGAACCCGCTCGGCATCAACGGGTACTACCTGGTCTCCCGCGGGGACAAGACGCCCTGGCGCCTCAAGCTCCGCAGCGCCTCGTTCAACAACGTGCAGGTGCTCCGCGAGGTGCTCCCGGGCAACCTCGTCTCGGACATGATCGCGATCCTCGGCTCGATGTTCTTCGTGGTCGGCGACATCGACAAGTGACGCCGGGCCTCCCGGACCTCCTGCAGGCCGGCCCCGCCGCGGCGGCCCGGGCCGGCGCCGGATCAGCGCGGGCCCTCCGTGGCGCCCGGCGGCCCACCGCCCGCGCCGCCCTCCTCGCCCTCGGGCCTGCGGGGGACGCGGCAGCAGTACTCCAGGAAGAGCGCCGCGCAGATGAGGATCACGCACGAGATGAACGAGCCGCCGCCGATCAGCGCGTCCTGACGCGGCTTGGGCAGGGTGAGCAGGTCGAGCACCCGGAACACGAACCCGGCGAACACCCCGGCGAGCATCGCGGCCGCGTGCGAGGTCGCCTTGGCGAACGCGGCCAGCCGTACCACGGCGAGCGGCTCGACCGGCTTCGTGCCCGGCCGGCGGAGGATCCTCGCCCGGGTGAGCCACCCGGTGTAGGCCTCGCCGAGCGCGAGCAGCAGCGTCGTCGGGATCGCCGTCCACGGCAGCGTCGGCAGCATGGAGTAGCTGCGCTGCAGCACACCCCAGGTGGCCAGCGCGAACACGGTCACCAGACCGACGAGCACCCCGGGATTGCTCGGTCTCACTCGCGCTCCTCGTCAGCCGGGAGGTTGCAGGGACAGATCGGGCCGGAGCCGTACCCCGCTGCGGTCCACCCTGTCGAGCAGGTCACGGATCGGGCCGTGCCCGGGCAGCACCGCGTCCGGCTCGACCTCCGCCCAGGGCACCAGGACGAAGGCCCGCTCGTGCGCCCGCGGGTGCGGCAGGGTGAGCTCGGGGTCATCGGACACGATGTCGCCCACCTTGATCAGGTCGATGTCGAGCGTGCGCGGCCCCCACCGCACCTCCCGGGTACGGCCGAAGGCCTCCTCGATGCTCTGCACCCGCTCGAGCAGGACGCGCGGGGGGTGGGCGGTCTCCACCACGAGCACGGCGTTGAGGTAGGGCCCCTGCTCCGGGCCGCCCACCGGCTCCGTCTCATACACGGACGATATCGCCACGAGCGTGAGCCCGGGGGCGTCGAAGAGCGCGTCCACCGCGCCCTGCAGGTACTCGATCCGGCGGCCCAGGTTGCTGCCGAGCGAGAGAACCGCCCTCATGCCCGACCCCTCCTGATCGTGACCACCACATCGCCGAACGGCACCGGTATCGGCGCCGACGGCTTGTGCACGGACACCTCGGCCGCCTCCACCACCTCGTGGGCGAGGCAGGCGGACGCGAGCCGCTCGGCGAGCGTCTCGATGAGGTTGACCGGCTCGCCCTCGATGATCCGGACCAGCTCCACGGCGAGGGCGCCGTAGTCCACGGTCTTGGTCAGGTCGTCCGCGGCGGCGGCCGGGGCGGTGTCGAGGTGGAGCGTGACGTCGACGACGAACTCCTGGCCGAGCTCCCGCTCGGCGGGAAGGCAGCCGTGCCGCCCCCGGGCCCGCAGGCCGACCAGCCGGATGGTGTCCCGGCCCACCGCGGCCGTGGCCGGCGGGCGGGAGTTCCCGGTCTCCGTCACGCGCGTCCGTCCTCCTCACCCTGGAGCACCGGGGATCCGTGGTAGAGCCAGAGCCGCCACCCGTCCTCGGTGCGCAGGTAGGTGTGGCTCGCCACCACGCGCCCGGCGGCGAAGCCCGGCTCGCCCGCGCCGGGGGCGGTGAGGATGTTCTCCGCGCAGGTGAGCACGGCCACGTCGCCGAAGACGTTCGCCTCCACGTCGGTCAGCACGAACTGGATGTAGGGCGTGTTCGCCATGATCAGCGCCCACGAGCGCAGCACCTCGGACCGCCCGCTCAGCATCGGCCACCCGGGATGCACGCACTTGGGCACCCGGTCGGCGGTGTCCTCGGCCCAGATCTCCGACATCGCCTGGAAGTCGCCGCGCTCGATCGCGTCGTAGAACGCCTGGTGGAGTTCCACGAGCTCCTTCATCGCCGGCTCCCGCTGGGGTGCTTCGCCTCGGTCGCGGCCCAGACGGCCGCGACCCGGACGGCGTCCACGTTCGGGCGGACCGAATGCACCCGGACGCACCAGGCACCGGCGCGCGCGGCGAGCGCGCTGACCGCGACGGTGGCGTCGTCGCACTCGGCGAACGGCCGCGGGGTTCCGTCGGGGCCGGCGAGCAGCCGGCCGAGGAAGCGCTTCCTGGAGGCCCCGATGAGCAGCGGCCGGCCGAGCCGGTGGAGCTCGTCCATGGCGGCGAGCAACGCCCAGTTGTGCTCCGGGCGCTTGGAGAAGCCGAGCCCCGGGTCGAGGATGAGCTGCTCCTCCCGCACCCCCAGGCCGAGCACCGAGTCGACCCGCTTGCGCAGCTCCTCGCAGACCTCGGTGACCACGTCGGCGTAGATCGCGCGGCTGTCCATGTCCGCGCTGTGCCCGCGCCAGTGCATCACCACGTACGGCACGCCCGCCTCGGCCACCACGCGGGGCATGGCGGGATCGGCCAGGCCCCCGCTCACGTCGTTGACGAGCGCGGCCCCGGCCTCCACGGCCGCCTGGGCGACCTCCGCGCGCATGGTGTCCACGCTGACGGTCACGCCCTCCTGGGCGAGGGCGCGGATCACGGGCACGACCCGGCGCAGCTCCTCCTCCAGCGAGACGCGCAAGGCGCCCGGGCGGGTCGACTCGCCACCGACGTCGACGATGTCGGCGCCCTCGGCCACGAGCTCGAGGCCGTGCCGGATCGCGCTGTCGGTGTCGAACCAGCGGCCGCCGTCGGAGAAGGAGTCCGGGGTGACGTTGACGACGCCCATGACCAGACAGCGCCCGGGGTCGGGCAGCCCGGGGACGCTCCATGTGGTCATGGAGCCAAGCCTATGGGGTGAGAGGTCACATTTGGTCCATGAAGGATGTCCCTGTCGATAACGAAGGGAACCGGGATTCCGTCACCTCCGCAGGATGAGCGACATGGCCTCGGCGCGGGTCGCCTCGCAGGTGCGGAAGTCGCCGCGCACCGCCGAGGTGATCGTCTTGGCCCCGGGCTTGCGCACCCCGCGCATGGTCATGCACATGTGCTCGGCCTCG of Thermobispora bispora DSM 43833 contains these proteins:
- a CDS encoding cytochrome P450 encodes the protein MAFDPWSPEFIAHPYEVYRELREKEPVSYFEPTNQWLISRYADVNALLRDHRRLGRSYLHVATHEEFGRQPEPEFQEPFWRVVRAGMLDVEPPVHTRLRRLVSKAFTPRMVESLRPRIRQIATELATRFAESGGGDLIAEVAEPLPVTVIAEMLGIPEADRHLLRPWSADMCKMYELNPPLEAQHTAVRAAVEFADYLRELARERRERPGDDMISTLARIADDGDRLTEDELIGTCVLLLNAGHEATVNATGSAWWALFRNPGTLERLRAEPELLPTAIEELLRFDTPAQMFERWVLEEIEVHGVRIPRGSEVALLFGSANRDPEVFDDPDRLDLGRDPNPHLTFGAGIHFCLGAPLARVELQESFRALLRAAPAIEPVTEPEWKPQYIIRGLRELKVRI
- a CDS encoding aminotransferase class V-fold PLP-dependent enzyme, translated to MPAVIGADLRVPVRGGGLVPYANLDYAASAPCLEPVYAAVTAALPAYSSVHRGAGYASRLTTARYERARETVRAFAGARPDDAVVFTRNTTDAMNLLARCLPEGTTVVVFDTEHHASLLPWPRAVRLAPPAFPGEAVRMADEALAGIDGPALLVVTAASNVTGELWPVAALAHIAHRHGARIAVDAAQFAPHRPLDITALDLDYAAFSGHKLYAPFGAGALIGRPDWLAQAEPYLRGGGAVRSVAETVEWSDDPEARHEAGTPNVLGAIALAAACEALGATGWTPLIREEERLLARLRAGLAAIDGVHELCLWEPDHPRVGIVSFVVAGRPAREVAEELATGHGIGVRDGRFCAHPFVRHLIAARLPGAAAAGGCGDGSIGAVRASIGIGTTDEHIDRLLAALREIARG
- a CDS encoding NADH-quinone oxidoreductase subunit D, producing the protein MSEEGVRRERVVGIGAGAEGLPSKELATEDMVLNIGPQHPSTHGVLRLRLTLDGERIVQAEPIVGYMHRGAEKLFEVRDYRQIIVLANRHDWLSAFANELGVVLAVERMLGMEVPPRAVWARTLLAELNRVLNHLMFLGSYPLELGAITPVFYAFRERETLQRVMEEISGGRMHYMFNRVGGLKEDLPLGWLDRVTAAVAAIRRRLPDLEELVAGNEIFLARTKGIGVLDRDTILQYGVSGPIARASGVDFDLRRDEPYLAYGELPVKVVTRTAGDCLARFEVLLEQVKVSLDLADACVARLRELPPGPINQRLPKVLKVPEGHTYAWTENPLGINGYYLVSRGDKTPWRLKLRSASFNNVQVLREVLPGNLVSDMIAILGSMFFVVGDIDK
- a CDS encoding DUF3180 domain-containing protein, which gives rise to MRPSNPGVLVGLVTVFALATWGVLQRSYSMLPTLPWTAIPTTLLLALGEAYTGWLTRARILRRPGTKPVEPLAVVRLAAFAKATSHAAAMLAGVFAGFVFRVLDLLTLPKPRQDALIGGGSFISCVILICAALFLEYCCRVPRRPEGEEGGAGGGPPGATEGPR
- the folK gene encoding 2-amino-4-hydroxy-6-hydroxymethyldihydropteridine diphosphokinase, translating into MRAVLSLGSNLGRRIEYLQGAVDALFDAPGLTLVAISSVYETEPVGGPEQGPYLNAVLVVETAHPPRVLLERVQSIEEAFGRTREVRWGPRTLDIDLIKVGDIVSDDPELTLPHPRAHERAFVLVPWAEVEPDAVLPGHGPIRDLLDRVDRSGVRLRPDLSLQPPG
- the folB gene encoding dihydroneopterin aldolase, with translation MTETGNSRPPATAAVGRDTIRLVGLRARGRHGCLPAERELGQEFVVDVTLHLDTAPAAAADDLTKTVDYGALAVELVRIIEGEPVNLIETLAERLASACLAHEVVEAAEVSVHKPSAPIPVPFGDVVVTIRRGRA
- a CDS encoding nuclear transport factor 2 family protein, producing the protein MKELVELHQAFYDAIERGDFQAMSEIWAEDTADRVPKCVHPGWPMLSGRSEVLRSWALIMANTPYIQFVLTDVEANVFGDVAVLTCAENILTAPGAGEPGFAAGRVVASHTYLRTEDGWRLWLYHGSPVLQGEEDGRA
- the folP gene encoding dihydropteroate synthase, with amino-acid sequence MTTWSVPGLPDPGRCLVMGVVNVTPDSFSDGGRWFDTDSAIRHGLELVAEGADIVDVGGESTRPGALRVSLEEELRRVVPVIRALAQEGVTVSVDTMRAEVAQAAVEAGAALVNDVSGGLADPAMPRVVAEAGVPYVVMHWRGHSADMDSRAIYADVVTEVCEELRKRVDSVLGLGVREEQLILDPGLGFSKRPEHNWALLAAMDELHRLGRPLLIGASRKRFLGRLLAGPDGTPRPFAECDDATVAVSALAARAGAWCVRVHSVRPNVDAVRVAAVWAATEAKHPSGSRR